The Drosophila innubila isolate TH190305 chromosome 2L unlocalized genomic scaffold, UK_Dinn_1.0 4_B_2L, whole genome shotgun sequence genome segment tttaaaacgCATAATTTCATTGACAGAATTGGCTTGAATGTAATACACACCTATTTAACAAGCTAATGTTATcagtttacatatttttactatttatttatatttaacacaatttattaaaatcacgTCTTTGGTCGAAAACGAAAACGGGAACAGATCGCTAGCAATTGCAAATTTGCATTCTCAATTAATctctcaatttaaataaatcgacAAAACGCAACCACGCATAAACATTTGTTGTGGTGTGCTCGAGTTtgtatgtgtgaatgtgtgaatgtgtgtgtgtgtgtgtgtgtgtacgtttgtgcatgtgtgtgtgtggcagcttCTAACATTTTCGCGTCAATGTTAATTCACCACAAGCATAATACTGTGGTATCATTATAAACTCGGGCAGCGCGAGTCGCGTTGATGAGATTGAagttgatgctgctgatgccggttgttgttgctgttgggccTGCCGCACAATATGTCCAATTTTACCTGAAATCGAATGGATAatttacagatttttttttagttcagtGTTTAATCGTACTCAAAAATTATCGCCAAAGTGCATTTATTACGGATACTTTAGAATTTAATAGTAATTTATTTGTGTGATCTGAGTGAGACCTTATATTGGAAATATTGCAATtcgtttaaaataaacaagtaaGTTTTATTTCTCGATCTATGTGAACAAAATTAcagaaaataattacattttgtaattacaaatttaacaaataatacaTCCGACACTTAGatggtttctttttatttttaaaaattgataaatgattataaaaatggaaattttaatattattttgtaactaTTATGAAACTTATTTCTTAGGTtgttattataaacaaaaagtacattttataattaaaaaataaaaattgttacgaccgaaattgttattttatgaatttgtagaatttttgTGCAACTAAGCGAATCATACATACTTCACTCCAATTGCATTACTTACCCAGAACATTGGCGCGATGGAAACGTGCATCCAATTGCCGCAGCACGTAGAGATCGGGATGGCGTTTCCAAGCCGCCAGAATTTCAGTTACCTTGACTGGCACCAACTCAGCATTTCCAGCGTTGCTCTGAAAAATATACCAACctctaaaaaatttgttgttttcaagAATTTCATTTTCTAACCCGCTTGAATTGCAcattgagttgttgttgttgttgttgctgctgttgatgtggaggctcctgttgctgctgctgagtgATCAACTCGATCAGTTTCTTGAGCTTGCGATGATTACACTGTCGCTGGGAgacatgcaacagcagctgcttcaAATTGCCAACATCCGCGTCCTGTTGCGGCTGCGCTGCCAGCTGCTCAAAGTAGCCATGCAGCAGGGATGCATTGTAGGAAACGTGAAGTTTGTCCAGCGCCTGCACCAGATGATCCTCACTCAGTTGCGCCGTGGACAGGCGCACCACCAGTGGTTCAGTCGAAAAGCTTTGCTTGGGCAGCTGTCCCAATGCAATTTCAAGAAAGcgattaaaacaaaaattcttaagtattttaagataaacaaatgttaaatattagtTGAAAGACATGTTTGTGATACGTGCGGATAAACAAGAATACACTTTAACCctgatacatatatttttaattttagaaaaaagttaACATATATTGATAAACAACGAGcaattcttaataaaattgaacaaaacgtcacataactagaactacagtttaaaaataataaaaatctgttatatacctgttctgtttttttcttgttctttttaagaaatataaaaataacttttttttagcaaaaatcttattttttctaGTTCTGTTTATTACTATGTGTAGAGAATATCTAGGTACTTAGTTCTTACTTTCTTCAAATTGATAAGTCAAAGATAAGCTTAGCTCAAATGACTATATAAGGTGCATTTTCAACGGTTCGGCACTGTCATTCCTTTGATGGTGGACTTTtaagttgatgttgttgttttaggtCTTAAGGATCAGATGCAGTTGGAGCAAATTGAAGACCAgttggtttaaaaaaaatattggtatACTGAGTTTTGGACTTCTGGTATTTCTATTGGACATAAAGGTGTCTATTGCTGACGGAGCACCGGAGAGAAGGCTAGTTATCTTTTCTGGGCAAAGTATCAACCAAAACCAGTTTTGGACTAAAAGGCAAatgtcttaaaaataatttaagacttTTAGATTTATCTTCACGTACAAGTAGGTATTTTACGCTACTATAAAGTCTACAATTCGCATAGAAAGcggatatttttaaatctcatttTGCAATAGTAATACGAGAGCTTGACAAAGAAAAATGCTAATTTTTTCAGCTCACCTGCACGCCGCCAAAATTATTATCACACGAAATAAACCTTTGGTTGTAATGACCCATGTCGCCGGCGCCACCCGGCGGATTGTGCCAACTGAACAGGCCGCCAAACTCATCCAAATATCCCGGAGAGCCGCTGCGACAACGCGTCTGCTCGGCACGGGCGTAGAGAGAAAGACTGCTGCCACGGCTGCCGAAGCGTCTGCGGCATTTGGAGCAGCTGCTCAGATCGAGGGCCTTGCCAATGGTGTTGGCCAGGAACTCCTTTTCCAGACAGTCCAAGCAGGTCTCCTCGCCGTTGCCCAAATCAAACTGGGTCGAGTTGCTGGCCATGGCTGCACTGGCGGCCACAACGGCCGCTGCTGCCACAAGCATGGGCGCCACATCggattgatgttgttgttgttgctgctgctgctgcagggAGACAGCACGGAAATCTGTGCAGCTGTAGCAACGTTCATCGAAGCTGGGCTGTGAGCGACGTGACTTGGAAGAGGATGCACAGCTCTTGCCGGCGGATACTAACGATGAGGAGTTGGAGAGCGTACTCAGGCGTTTTGGCTTGGCACCCGTCAGCTTAGAGTTGCACGTTTCTTCGGTTGCATGGGCATGTTCACTGGGCACGCTGGTGCTCCGACTGAAGCTGGTATAGACAAGTGTGCTGGGTAGCGAGTGTGCGAGCGTTGTGGCATCTGGAGCGGCAACATCTGCATAATCTTCATCATCCTTGACACCACACAACAgctcatccacatccacatcggAGCCAGCATCTGCATCCGTTTTGATCTGATCCAAGTTGAGACTGATGCGCGCGAATTTCTTGCTCAAACGCTGAAGTGCCTCCTGTGGCGGCGCCAGCGCCAGCGGTAGCGCCAGCTCCTCAATGGGCGAACTGTACAGCTGGCGTGTCTGTGTGGGCGTGCCCATGTGCCTTCCACTCTGCAACTG includes the following:
- the LOC117780936 gene encoding uncharacterized protein LOC117780936, with protein sequence MSDNDYRFGFGKDKIKVNKLKHDGLWRLNLSNNNNLVECNSSHNCVSPDGEEQAKLQRTMAKVKQKQTTTTAPAAATPTITTAAAATTTTQTPISTATTTTISAVVVTPTCVAHIEDEGGGDESDGAAADDDDGDGDCDCAAAAIAGLETSDKLNGIDVGAAAAYTLTALQPLNCDLAAAAAAASALSPTDAAIGGLSSSRTSMNNSTENLSYASDNYYADDLILLDDDDDVDAEEISLNSDDCVYAYRGDAADFDMAALDASTGRGGRNLDFSLVRDDETDFLEMDFEPDPSSELEFAANAAQEAAAAAGHANLLLMQRDYSQLQSGRHMGTPTQTRQLYSSPIEELALPLALAPPQEALQRLSKKFARISLNLDQIKTDADAGSDVDVDELLCGVKDDEDYADVAAPDATTLAHSLPSTLVYTSFSRSTSVPSEHAHATEETCNSKLTGAKPKRLSTLSNSSSLVSAGKSCASSSKSRRSQPSFDERCYSCTDFRAVSLQQQQQQQQHQSDVAPMLVAAAAVVAASAAMASNSTQFDLGNGEETCLDCLEKEFLANTIGKALDLSSCSKCRRRFGSRGSSLSLYARAEQTRCRSGSPGYLDEFGGLFSWHNPPGGAGDMGHYNQRFISCDNNFGGVQLPKQSFSTEPLVVRLSTAQLSEDHLVQALDKLHVSYNASLLHGYFEQLAAQPQQDADVGNLKQLLLHVSQRQCNHRKLKKLIELITQQQQQEPPHQQQQQQQQQLNVQFKRSNAGNAELVPVKVTEILAAWKRHPDLYVLRQLDARFHRANVLGKIGHIVRQAQQQQQPASAASTSISSTRLALPEFIMIPQYYACGELTLTRKC